The following coding sequences lie in one Canis lupus familiaris isolate Mischka breed German Shepherd chromosome 34, alternate assembly UU_Cfam_GSD_1.0, whole genome shotgun sequence genomic window:
- the LOC488134 gene encoding ADP-ribosylation factor-like protein 14 — protein sequence MMFAYNQGDRLQHKCTQVPSLKIQHEAFAIFFPPIIFTRNLDNKHCPWPKEESLKGGKKPKMGLLSSKNSKTKQARILLLGLDSAGKSTLLYKLKLAKNISTLPTIGFNVEMIQLEKNLSLTIWDVGGQEKMRTVWDHYCENTDGLMYVVDSTDKQRLKDSSRELEHILKNEHIKNVPVVLLANKQDVPGALTAEDITRMFKVKKLCSDRNWYVQPCCAITGDGLMEGFRKLTGFVKSHMKSRGDALAFFKQN from the coding sequence ATGATGTTTGCCTATAATCAAGGTGATAGGCTACAACATAAATGCACACAAGTTCCCAGTCTTAAAATACAACATGAAGCATTTGCTATCTTCTTTCCTCCTATTATTTTCACAAGAAACCTGGACAACAAACATTGTCCCTGGCCAAAAGAAGAGTctttgaaaggaggaaaaaaacctaaaatgggTCTACTAAGTTCTAAAAACTCCAAAACCAAGCAAGCCCGgattcttcttctgggacttgaCTCAGCTGGGAAGTCTACACTCCTTTACAAATTAAAGCTTGCTAAGAATATTTCAACCCTCCCAACCATAGGTTTCAACGTGGAGATGATCCAGTTGGAAAAGAATCTTTCGCTCACGATCTGGGATGTTGGAGGACAAGAAAAAATGAGAACCGTTTGGGATCATTACTGTGAGAACACTGATGGGCTGATGTATGTTGTGGATAGTACGGACAAACAGCGACTGAAAGATTCCAGTAGAGAGCTGGAGCACATTTTGAAGAACGAACACATTAAAAATGTGCCTGTTGTTCTATTAGCCAACAAACAGGATGTGCCTGGAGCTCTAACTGCTGAGGACATCACCAGAATGTTCAAAGTGAAGAAGCTCTGCAGTGACCGGAACTGGTATGTGCAGCCCTGCTGTGCCATCACTGGGGATGGACTGATGGAGGGGTTCAGGAAATTGACTGGATTTGTGAAAAGCCACATGAAATCAAGAGGAGACGCTTTAGCATTCTTTAAGCAGAACTGA